In Candidatus Angelobacter sp., the DNA window TGCAACGCGGTCAAATTTTTTGGAATCAAATCTTGTCAGCGCGCAGTTCGTCCCGGCATAGTTTCGATGGTATGTCGGACTTTTTTCAAACAGGAGCCATCGCCACGCTGCATCGTCTCGGCAGACCGGATGTAAAGCGACTCGAGGGAGAGCTGCAGATGTTCGCCAAGGAGGCCCCCATCGCGCTGGTGTTGCCGTGTCATGCAAAGGAACTGGACACACCGGCACTGCGCGCCATCGTGCGCGAACTGAAAAATGTCACCTACCTCAAGCAGATCGTCGTCGGTCTGGACCACGCCACCCCCCGCCAATGGAAAAGCGCGCGGAGTTTCTTCGGCCAGTTGCCGCAGAAGCCGACCCTGATCTGGAATGACGGCCCGCGCTTGAAACGCTTGTACCGCCGGCTGGAACAGGCCGATCTCCCCGTCGGTCCGCGCGGCAAGGGCTTGAACGTCTGGACCTGCTTCGGCTACGTGCTGGCCAGCGATCAATCCCGCATGGTGGCCGTGCATGATTGCGACATCAGCACCTACAACCGCGAATTGCTCGCGCGCCTTTGCTACCCGGTCGCGCATCCGAGCATGGGCTTCGACTTCTGCAAAGGTTACTACGCCCGCTACACCGGCAAGTTGAACGGCCGCGCCATGCGCCTGATGATGACGCCGCTGCTGCGCTCGCTCCTCGGGTTGATCGGTCCGCACCCGTTCCTGATTTACATGGACACTTTTCGCTATCCGCTGGCCGGGGAATTCTCGCTCGATCTCGATTTGATCCGGCGCAATCGCATTC includes these proteins:
- a CDS encoding glycosyl transferase, which produces MSDFFQTGAIATLHRLGRPDVKRLEGELQMFAKEAPIALVLPCHAKELDTPALRAIVRELKNVTYLKQIVVGLDHATPRQWKSARSFFGQLPQKPTLIWNDGPRLKRLYRRLEQADLPVGPRGKGLNVWTCFGYVLASDQSRMVAVHDCDISTYNRELLARLCYPVAHPSMGFDFCKGYYARYTGKLNGRAMRLMMTPLLRSLLGLIGPHPFLIYMDTFRYPLAGEFSLDLDLIRRNRIPADWGLEVGLLADVFRNSAAKSICQAELCENYDHKHQELSARDPEKGLNKMAVDVAKSLFRTMAAEGIKLDSGLFDTLLSAYVRKAEDTLRYYAADAAINGLEFDRHQEEVAVTMFVRSIRAAARAFLDDPLGAPLIPNWNRVHSALPSFLDELNAAVKADNEE